The following proteins are encoded in a genomic region of Gossypium hirsutum isolate 1008001.06 chromosome D05, Gossypium_hirsutum_v2.1, whole genome shotgun sequence:
- the LOC107902868 gene encoding AP2/ERF and B3 domain-containing transcription factor At1g51120, protein MEEEITSVILSGEANTHSDVSDSTSTTHQANKRQRCGGKGNSSQYKGVMRQKNGQWGAQLYANHTRIWQGTFKSEIDAAMAYDSAAIKFRTEDTHRNFPWNEITIEEPKFLSHYSVETVLSMIRDGSYQYKFMDFIKAHSRNTKLNLVGTYSNEGLICKQLFQKELTPSDVGKLNRLVIPKKYAVKYFSPVFGTENENADVGDRKTNDVELVFYDKFMRIWKFRYCYWNSSQSFVFTRGWNRFLKEKELKAKDVVSFFVCECRKENDVQRFWYRCQQIRERWHVRGGKQRSCWNRS, encoded by the coding sequence ATGGAAGAAGAGATAACAAGTGTGATTTTAAGTGGTGAAGCGAATACACATTCGGATGTTTCAGATTCTACTAGCACCACTCATCAAGCAAACAAACGCCAAAGGTGTGGAGGTAAAGGTAATTCGTCGCAATACAAAGGCGTAATGCGACAGAAAAATGGACAATGGGGTGCTCAATTGTACGCTAATCATACCCGAATTTGGCAAGGGACTTTCAAATCCGAAATAGATGCGGCCATGGCCTACGATAGCGCAGCGATCAAGTTTCGTACCGAAGACACTCATCGGAACTTTCCGTGGAACGAAATCACGATTGAGGAACCCAAGTTTCTGAGCCATTACAGCGTAGAAACTGTGCTTAGCATGATAAGAGACGGTTCTTACCAATACAAGTTCATGGATTTTATTAAGGCTCACTCTAGAAATACGAAACTCAACTTAGTGGGGACTTATAGCAATGAAGGGCTAATTTGCAAACAATTGTTCCAGAAGGAGCTAACACCAAGTGATGTTGGTAAGCTGAATAGGCTTGTCATCCCTAAAAAATATGCTGTCAAATATTTTTCGCCAGTTTTCGGGACCGAAAATGAGAATGCCGATGTTGGTGATCGCAAAACGAACGATGTCGAGTTGGTTTTCTACGACAAGTTTATGAGAATATGGAAGTTCCGTTATTGCTATTGGAATAGCAGCCAAAGCTTTGTTTTCACAAGGGGTTGGAACCGGTTTCTGAAGGAAAAAGAGTTGAAAGCCAAAGATGTGGTTTCGTTCTTCGTATGCGAATGCCGGAAGGAGAATGACGTGCAAAGGTTCTGGTATCGATGCCAACAAATCCGGGAACGGTGGCACGTTCGTGGCGGAAAACAACGTTCATGTTGGAATAGAAGTTGA
- the LOC107907441 gene encoding protein arginine N-methyltransferase PRMT10, which produces MASRTNGGSSNGPVDKGADFANYFCTYAFLYHQKEMLSDRVRMDAYYNAVFQNKHHFQGKAVLDVGTGSGILAIWSAQAGARKVYAVEATKMSEHARTLVQANNLQDIVEVIEGSMEEVVLPEKVDVIISEWMGYFLLRESMFDSVICARDRWLKPSGVMYPSHARMWVGPIRSGLVDQKKNDYEAAMDDWYGFLEDTKDYYGVDMSVLTRPFSNEQEKYYLQTSLWNNLHPNQVIGTAAVIKEIDCLTASVNDILEVKSSFSSAISMASTRLCGFAGWFDVHFRGRGEDPAQKEIELTTAPSSNNGTHWGQQIFLLHPPGHVDEEINLDVSFSMNRSKENHRLMEVEFDVKISKPSGKMLPPINKKFYIE; this is translated from the exons ATGGCGAGCCGTACAAATGGCGGTAGCAGCAATGGACCGGTGGATAAAGGAGCTGATTTTGCCAATTACTTCTGCACTTACGCTTTCCTTTACCACCAGAAAGAGATGCTTAGTGATCGAGTCCGTATGGACGCTTATTACAATGCTGTTTTTCAGAACAAGCATCATTTCCAAGGAAAG GCTGTGTTGGATGTAGGAACAGGAAGTGGCATTCTTGCAATCTGGTCTGCCCAGGCTGGTGCAAGGAAGGTCTATGCCGTTGAAGCAACTAAGATGTCGGAGCATGCTCGGACTCTTGTTCAGGCAAACAATCTTCAAGACATTGTAGAAGTAATTGAGGGCTCTATGGAGGAAGTTGTCTTACCAGAGAAAG TTGATGTGATTATCTCCGAGTGGATGGGTTATTTTCTCCTGCGAGAGTCTATGTTTGACTCAGTTATATGTGCTCGAGATCGTTGGCTGAAACCATCTGGGGTCAT GTATCCTAGCCATGCACGCATGTGGGTTGGACCTATCCGATCTGGATTGGTGGACCAAAAGAAAAATGATTATGAAGCAGCAATGGATGATTGGTATGGGTTTTTGGAAGATACGAAGGATTACTATGGTGTTGATATGAGTGTTTTGACAAGGCCTTTCTCTAATGAGCAGGAGAAATATTATCTGCAA ACATCATTATGGAACAACCTCCACCCAAATCAAGTTATTGGGACAGCAGCTGTTATAAAGGAGATTGATTGTTTAACTGCTTCAGTAAATGACATCCTTGAAGTCAAATCAAGTTTTTCATCAGCTATCAGTATGGCGTCCACTCGCCTCTGTGGATTTGCAGGATGGTTTGATGTCCATTTCCGA GGAAGAGGGGAGGATCCTGCTCAAAAAGAGATTGAGTTAACAACTGCTCCTAGTTCAAATAATGGCACTCATTGGGGACAACAG ATTTTTTTGTTGCATCCTCCCGGTCATGTTGATGAAGAGATCAATCTCGATGTTTCTTTCTCAATGAACCGTTCTAAGGAAAACCATAGATTAATGGAGGTTGAGTTTGATGTTAAGATAAGCAAACCTTCCGGCAAAATGCTTCCACCCATTAATAAGAAGTTCTACATAGAGTGA
- the LOC107902870 gene encoding AP2/ERF and B3 domain-containing transcription factor At1g50680: MEEEILSVISSGGGNTNSDVSNSISTTHQANKRQRCGDKGNSSQFKGVMRQKNGKWGAQLYSNHTRIWLGTFKTEIDAAVAYDSATIKFCPGDTHRNFPWNEITIEEPKFLSHYSAEAVLSMIRDGSYQYKFMDFIKACSRSTKPNTAINSVGTYSNEGLICKQLFQKELTPSDVGKLNRLVIPKRYAVKYFPSIFWTEKENADVADSKTNDVELVFYDKFMRIWKFRYCYRNSSQSFVFTRGWNRFLKEKKLKANDVVSFFVCECRKENEVQRFCMIDANKSGNGGTFVAVNNIHVGIEVDLQLRLGHYYPIGDEKHVQEEQGSMAAAKPEQDDKTEGFKLFGMQIN, encoded by the coding sequence ATGGAAGAAGAGATACTAAGTGTGATTTCAAGTGGTGGAGGAAATACAAATTCAGATGTTTCAAATTCAATTAGCACCACTCATCAAGCAAACAAACGCCAAAGGTGCGGCGATAAAGGCAATTCGTCGCAATTCAAAGGCGTAATGCGACAGAAAAACGGAAAATGGGGCGCTCAATTATACTCTAATCATACCAGAATTTGGCTAGGGACTTTCAAAACCGAAATAGATGCGGCCGTGGCCTACGATAGCGCAACGATCAAGTTCTGCCCCGGAGACACTCATCGAAACTTTCCATGGAACGAAATCACAATTGAGGAGCCCAAGTTTCTGAGCCATTACAGTGCAGAAGCTGTCCTTAGCATGATAAGAGACGGTTCCTACCAATACAAGTTCATGGATTTTATTAAGGCTTGCTCTAGAAGTACAAAACCAAACACTGCTATCAACTCAGTGGGGACTTATAGCAATGAAGGGCTAATTTGCAAACAATTGTTCCAAAAGGAGCTAACACCAAGTGATGTTGGTAAGCTGAATAGGCTTGTCATCCCCAAAAGATATGCTGTCAAGTATTTTCCATCGATTTTCTGGACCGAAAAGGAGAATGCCGATGTTGCCGATAGCAAAACGAACGATGTTGAGTTGGTTTTCTACGACAAGTTTATGAGGATATGGAAGTTTCGTTATTGCTATAGGAATAGCAGCCAAAGCTTTGTTTTCACCAGGGGCTGGAATCGGTTTCTGAAGGAAAAAAAGTTGAAGGCCAACGATGTGGTTTCGTTCTTCGTATGCGAATGCCGGAAGGAGAACGAAGTCCAAAGGTTCTGCATGATCGATGCCAACAAATCCGGTAACGGTGGCACGTTCGTGGCGGTAAACAACATTCATGTTGGAATAGAAGTTGATTTGCAGCTTCGGTTGGGACATTATTACCCCATTGGTGATGAAAAACATGTCCAAGAGGAGCAAGGATCAATGGCGGCAGCGAAGCCGGAACAAGACGACAAGACTGAGGGTTTCAAACTCTTTGGTATGCAAATTAACTGA
- the LOC107907442 gene encoding acyl-protein thioesterase 1 homolog 1 codes for MSFTGSSVGPGGGTVRRALEFGRTYVVRPKGRHQATIVWLHGLGDNGSNWSQLLETLPLPNIKWICPTAPTQPITIFGGFPSTAWFDVGDISEDAADDIEGLDAAAAHVANLLSTEPADIKLGVGGFSMGAATSLYSATCFTHGKYENGNPYPAKLSAVVGLSGWLPCSKTLKNKIGQDEAARRAASLPILLCHGKGDDVVPHKFGEKSSRALSSNGFQDTTFKSYSGLGHYTIPEEMDEVCAWLTSKLGLEGRSA; via the exons ATGAGCTTCACAGGTTCTTCTGTTGGTCCTG GTGGTGGAACCGTTAGAAGAGCACTTGAATTTGGAAGAACCTATGTGGTCAGGCCCAAAGGTAGGCATCAGGCGACAATAGTTTGGCTACATGGCCTTGGTGATAATGGTTCGAA CTGGTCCCAGCTCCTGGAGACTCTCCCTCTTCCAAAT ATTAAATGGATATGCCCAACTGCCCCTACTCAGCCAATaactatttttggtggattccCGTCAACTGCTT GGTTTGATGTGGGAGACATTTCAGAAGATGCTGCTGATGATATTGAGGGTTTGGATGCTGCTGCAGCACATGTTGCAAATTTATTGTCAACAGAGCCTGCTGACA TTAAACTTGGTGTTGGAGGCTTCAGCATGGGTGCAGCTACCTCCTTATACTCTGCAACTTGTTTTACTCATGGAAAATATGAAAATGGCAATCCATATCCTGCCAAATTGAGTGCAGTTGTAGGACTTAGCGGATGGCTTCCATGTTCAAA GACTTTGAAAAACAAAATAGGACAGGACGAGGCTGCTAGACGTGCTGCATCCTTACCCATTTTGCTATGCCATGGAAAAG GTGATGACGTGGTTCCACATAAATTTGGTGAGAAATCCTCTCGAGCATTGAGTTCAAATGGATTTCAGGACACTACTTTCAAATCCTACAGCGG GCTTGGTCACTATACCATTCCTGAGGAGATGGACGAGGTCTGTGCTTGGTTAACTTCAAAACTTGGGCTTGAGGGTCGGTCCGCATAA